One region of uncultured Methanolobus sp. genomic DNA includes:
- a CDS encoding PAS domain S-box protein produces MEQATNKYPDKVGKQNPEKPIDVFDKKDEDKHLDNVLESLGVIVWSATYPELKLIHISPPDKIVSGLKPGQTISSGGVLQDYVHSEDMIILDKAANERELQDEAHAEYRIVQDNRNIRVVHEYSCIIYDESKKPVYVCGIITDITNHELSCRERQAEEKLAEATIRKLIFFEQADDGIVVLDKNGRVLEVNQKFADMLGYSQEELMQMHVWDWDGRWTSEEQPEQFFKGPLSSYEPVENIYFETKHRRKDGSLYDVEIRTNAVIIKGEEMYFSVCRDITKAKETEKTLRENEERLSLAIEASGLGFWDLDIDADLLYLSPAVYTLLGYDTKESSSFHEIITTFLHPDDRDSFIKAVEESIVSLKPIFMDLKIQNISGETNWVSVRGKPINIDENGRPHHITGILVDISTRVRAEETLLYARAAADESNRMKNEMIRNISHELRTPLIAVLGFSDVLLNDSDNFTDIQKKFLKNIHESGNNLDDMIEKFLELVHIEQESVDTLNLQSVDLNKIIRGTCDLLSAKASKNNINVDIAIDAVPDTVIADPYKLRTILFNLIENAIKFTESGGTVKVESKTSDDNICFSVTDTGIGMEKEKIEAIFETFVQLDGSNTRKYGGTGLGLALVKKLVEAHKGHISVESHPGEGSNFSFTIPFEFAEKRMKI; encoded by the coding sequence ATGGAACAGGCAACAAACAAATATCCAGATAAAGTTGGTAAACAAAATCCAGAAAAACCAATTGATGTCTTCGACAAAAAAGATGAAGACAAACATCTAGATAATGTACTGGAATCTCTGGGAGTGATTGTCTGGTCTGCAACATATCCTGAACTTAAGCTAATCCATATTAGTCCTCCTGATAAGATTGTTTCGGGCCTTAAACCCGGTCAGACAATAAGCTCCGGTGGAGTCTTACAGGACTATGTGCATTCAGAGGACATGATAATTCTGGATAAGGCAGCAAATGAAAGGGAACTTCAGGATGAAGCTCATGCAGAATACCGGATCGTGCAGGATAACAGAAATATTCGCGTGGTTCACGAATATTCATGCATAATCTATGACGAGAGCAAAAAACCGGTGTATGTGTGTGGAATTATTACAGATATTACAAACCATGAACTTTCTTGCCGTGAAAGACAGGCAGAAGAGAAACTGGCTGAAGCGACTATCCGTAAACTGATATTTTTTGAGCAGGCTGACGACGGGATAGTTGTCCTTGACAAAAATGGCAGGGTGCTTGAAGTGAACCAAAAATTTGCGGATATGCTTGGTTATTCCCAGGAGGAGCTTATGCAGATGCATGTCTGGGATTGGGACGGACGGTGGACAAGCGAAGAACAACCGGAACAGTTCTTTAAAGGACCTTTATCCAGCTATGAACCGGTTGAAAACATATATTTTGAGACAAAGCACCGCCGTAAGGATGGCAGTCTCTATGATGTCGAGATCCGTACAAATGCAGTGATCATAAAAGGAGAAGAAATGTATTTCAGTGTATGCAGGGATATAACAAAAGCCAAAGAAACTGAGAAAACACTAAGGGAAAATGAGGAAAGATTATCCCTTGCAATAGAAGCTTCAGGACTGGGTTTTTGGGATCTGGATATAGATGCTGATCTGCTTTATCTTAGTCCCGCTGTGTACACACTGCTAGGTTACGATACAAAAGAATCATCATCTTTTCACGAAATTATAACGACTTTTTTACATCCTGATGACAGGGATAGCTTTATTAAAGCTGTAGAAGAAAGCATCGTGTCACTGAAACCAATTTTTATGGACTTAAAAATCCAGAACATATCAGGGGAAACAAATTGGGTATCGGTAAGAGGAAAACCAATCAACATAGACGAGAATGGCAGACCACACCATATTACGGGAATACTTGTTGACATAAGCACCAGAGTACGTGCAGAAGAAACTCTTTTGTATGCAAGGGCGGCGGCTGATGAATCTAACCGCATGAAGAACGAAATGATAAGGAACATCAGCCACGAGCTCAGGACCCCTTTGATCGCAGTGCTGGGTTTTTCGGATGTGCTGCTTAACGACAGCGATAACTTTACTGATATACAGAAAAAATTCCTGAAAAATATCCATGAAAGCGGCAATAATCTTGATGATATGATAGAAAAGTTCCTGGAACTGGTACATATAGAACAGGAAAGCGTGGATACTCTAAACCTACAGTCTGTTGATCTGAACAAAATAATCCGTGGAACCTGTGACCTTCTTTCGGCGAAAGCATCAAAGAATAATATTAATGTTGATATCGCCATAGATGCAGTTCCTGACACTGTTATTGCGGACCCGTATAAACTCAGAACAATACTTTTCAACCTGATAGAGAACGCCATTAAGTTTACTGAATCAGGAGGAACAGTGAAGGTCGAGTCAAAAACAAGCGATGATAATATATGTTTTTCAGTAACTGATACCGGGATTGGAATGGAAAAAGAAAAAATTGAAGCTATCTTTGAAACATTTGTCCAGTTAGACGGGTCAAATACCAGAAAATACGGAGGAACAGGACTTGGCCTGGCCCTGGTAAAAAAACTTGTTGAGGCTCATAAGGGCCATATCAGCGTCGAAAGCCATCCGGGAGAAGGTAGCAATTTTTCTTTTACTATACCATTTGAATTTGCGGAAAAAAGGATGAAAATATGA
- a CDS encoding 4Fe-4S binding protein: MVKSNANKDLLKEKGFLSQRQEDFFSMRLHAAGGNLTSDYLRAVADAADRYGKGYIHITSRQGIEIPFVHLDNTEAARNDMDSSDIGPGASGKKIRAVVACQGDRVCKRGLIDCQGICEEIDALYFAEPVPYKFKIAITGCPASCLKVQENDFGIMGFCEPVFVEENCVMCRACEKACGSSAIKIENGSLYQDMDKCVSCGSCIRACRKDAMQNQEQGFTIFVGGKVGKKPRMGDMLLRTSDRYVVFDVLEKSVNYYRENAQEGERLGDVIDRVGLDEFRETME, translated from the coding sequence ATGGTAAAATCAAATGCAAATAAAGACCTGCTTAAAGAGAAAGGTTTTCTTTCCCAGAGGCAGGAAGATTTCTTTTCAATGCGCCTGCATGCTGCAGGTGGAAATCTGACATCCGACTACCTGCGGGCAGTTGCAGATGCGGCAGACCGTTATGGCAAAGGCTATATTCACATAACCTCACGTCAGGGAATTGAAATTCCGTTCGTCCATCTGGACAATACCGAAGCCGCCAGAAATGATATGGATTCCAGTGACATCGGTCCCGGAGCTTCAGGAAAGAAAATACGTGCTGTAGTCGCCTGTCAGGGAGACCGCGTATGTAAACGTGGACTTATCGATTGTCAGGGGATATGTGAAGAAATAGACGCCCTCTATTTTGCAGAACCTGTGCCATACAAGTTCAAGATCGCCATAACAGGTTGTCCTGCATCCTGTCTTAAAGTCCAGGAGAACGACTTCGGTATCATGGGATTCTGTGAACCGGTCTTTGTGGAAGAGAATTGCGTAATGTGCAGGGCATGTGAAAAAGCATGTGGCTCATCAGCCATAAAAATCGAAAACGGAAGCCTCTATCAGGATATGGACAAATGCGTGTCCTGTGGTTCATGCATCAGGGCATGCCGTAAAGATGCCATGCAGAATCAGGAACAGGGATTCACAATATTTGTCGGTGGGAAAGTAGGTAAAAAACCACGCATGGGTGATATGCTGCTCAGAACGTCAGACAGATATGTGGTTTTTGATGTGCTTGAAAAATCCGTGAATTACTATCGTGAGAATGCTCAGGAAGGAGAAAGACTCGGTGACGTGATTGACCGTGTAGGTCTGGATGAATTCAGGGAAACAATGGAATAA